Within the Azospirillum brasilense genome, the region GCCTTGTTGCGGAAGTTGTTGAAGGCGTACAGGCCGCCGAACAGCACAGCCAGGATGACGGCCATGATGATGATGCGGAACGCCAGCCGCCCGCGGGTGACCGGACGGCGTGCGGTGGTCCGCTCTGGCGCGTGAGCGGAATGGTCGATGTCACTCGTCACGATCAGCCTCTCTCGAACAGGTCGGTTCTGGTTCTGTTGATTGGGTAAAATGCAATGATGGCGTGTGAAGAGCCACCGCTTCCTCCCGCAGGCCGAGGCCGCGCAGGATGAAGGCGACCGCGTCGCGAATGGTGCGCCGCGGCTCGGCCAGGGAAGGGACGAGCGGCGTCGGCGGCAGGTGAATGGTGGCCAGGGTGGAGCCCAGCATCTCCGCCAGCCAGAAGGCGTTTTCCGTCACCGGGGCCGAGGGGATGAGGTCTCCGGCGTCGCGGGCGGCGCGCAGCGAGGCTACGAAGGGCGGGGCGATGTGCTCCGACATCCAGCGGCGCACCATATGGGCGAATTCCCCGTCCTCCAGCAGGCTCATGAAATAGAGACGGTAGCGGGGAAGCATGATGTCGCGGTCGCTGGGCAGTTCGCTGACGTAGCAGCTCACCATCGCCTGGACGTAGGCGGCGAGCGTCTCCGTGCTCGGCGGCATCGCCAGGAGCTT harbors:
- a CDS encoding TetR/AcrR family transcriptional regulator; translated protein: MGRLDNSARRAAIIDAALPLFARKGFAATTTKEIAQAAGVSEALIFKHFPSKAALYEAIFRSCVDGDEDLAKLLAMPPSTETLAAYVQAMVSCYVSELPSDRDIMLPRYRLYFMSLLEDGEFAHMVRRWMSEHIAPPFVASLRAARDAGDLIPSAPVTENAFWLAEMLGSTLATIHLPPTPLVPSLAEPRRTIRDAVAFILRGLGLREEAVALHTPSLHFTQSTEPEPTCSREADRDE